A segment of the Trifolium pratense cultivar HEN17-A07 linkage group LG7, ARS_RC_1.1, whole genome shotgun sequence genome:
acaggaattGGAATGTTGATCATTTCTCCATTAAGAATTCCAACAAAGTCTAAGTATAAGATCAATGGTTCTTGCTCCAACAATGAGGATGAATATGAGGCTTTAATTGCAGGCCTAGAGATTCTTTTAGACCTGGGGgaaaaacatattaaaataagAGGTGACTCTGAATTAGTGATAAAGCAGTTAACAAAGGAGTATAAATGCATTCAAGAGCATTTAATGAAGTACTTTGTTATTGCATTTTCTTTGCTGAAACATTTCAATTCATATGACATTCAACATATACCTCGAATTGAGAATCAAGAAGCAAATGATTTGGCTCAAATTGCTTCTGGTTATAAGATGACAAAAGAAAAGCTAGATGAATTGGTTGAGATTAAAGAGAAATTAATTTCATATGGGCCAATGCCAAATGTGTCGACAACGTCTGAACAGCTGGGGGCAAGTGAGCAAGGTGTCAAGGAAAACTTTGAAGGGGTTGACTTGCACTTTGACAAGGTGATGCCAGAAATCTTTGCCATTGATAATTTAGCTGATGATGATTGGAGGAAACCCATTGTCAACTACTTGGAGAATCCAGTAGGAGTAACTGAAAGAAAGGTTAAGTTTAGAGCCTTAAGTTACACAATTATTGAGAATGAATTATTTAAGAAAACACCTGAAGGGGTTTTGTTGAAATGTCTTAATGAAAATGAGGCATATGTCGCCATTTCCAATGTGCATAGTGGGGCATGTGACGCCCATCAAGCAGGCCATAAGATGAAATGACTTTTGTTTCGACAAGGGTTGTATTGGCCTTCAATGCTCAAAGATTGCATGGACTATGCAAAAGGGTGCCAAGAATGTCAAAAACATGCTGGTATACAACATGTTCCCGCAAGTGAATTACATTTGATTGTTAAGCCTTGGCCGTTCAGGGGTTGGGCCTTAGACTTGATTGGTGAAATCAGGCCAGCCTCATCAAAAAATCAGCGCTATATATTGGTTGGAATTGACTATTTCACAAAGTGGATTGAGGTTGTGGCTTTAACAAATGTGGATCAGGAAGCTGTGATTAATTTCATTCAAAACcacattatttataggtttgggctcCCTAAAACTATTACTACAGACCAAGGGACATTGTTTGTTGGGCGAAAAATGCAAGACTTTGATGAACAAGCAGGTTCTAGGCTGATCACGTCAACGCCTtactatgctcaagcaaatggTCAAGTCGAAGCAGCTAACAAGGTCATAATTggtttaattaaaaaacatattgCTCAGAAGCCAAAGAATTGACATAGAACTTTGGACCAAGTTTTATGGGCATGTAAAAACTCTCTTAAAGAATCAACAGGTTCAACTCCTTTTCGACTGACCTATGGCCATGATGTTGTGTTGCCTGTGGAAGTTATGATGCAGTCAATTCGAGTGCAAAGACAGTTGGAACTACCCACTGACCATTATTGGAATTTATTGTTAGATGAGTTAATTGATGTAGATGAGGAAAGATTGCAAGCATTTGATGTATTAGTTcgacaaaaagaaagaattgtCAAAGCTTACAATAAAAAGGTTAAACCTAAAACATTTAACTTAGGAGATTTGGTTTGGAAAGTTCTTCTTCCCATGGATAGAAGAGATAGGGTCTTTGGGAAATGGTCACCTAATTGGGAAGGGCCATTCAAGATTTCTCAGATATTATCCAATTGAGCTTATGAAATTGAAGAATTAACTCCTGAACGACGTTCAGTAAATATGaatgacaaatatttaaagaaatataagCCAACGTTACAAGAAGTACGCATAAGAAATGAGTAATTCAGAATTGAAAGATGCAAAATGGTGAATAAAACtgccaataaaataaaattttatttattaaaaataaaacattacaACCAAATTGTTCAAGAATGATTCAAAGAAATACAAATATGGTTGAATGTTACAGGGCCACCACTTAGGGTTTACGCTGGTCctcagcttcttcttctttcaattcaGAATTGGGGTTCACAAACGCCTGAGATTCTTCCTTTTCAGAAGAAGGAGATCCTGGGTAGGGCTCGTCAGGCTCTAGAGTGCTGAGGAACTCAACATAATCTGAGTCAGTGTCATCTGAACTAGAGGAATCAGAGCAGATAACGATGGTTTCTACCTCCTCACTCTTTGCCTTCCTGGGGCGAAGAATTCTGGTGCGTGCAGGCTTGAAGGCTGGTTTCTTTATCCTTCCCCTCCCAAGGGGACGTTGAGTCTTGGAGTCTTTGGTGGTGAGAGATTGATCTTTCTCCCTATTCATGTTCAAAGATTGTTTCTTGGGTTGTTTTGCTGTGAGAATGGAATGGAAAGACTCTAAATGAGGTATTTATAGGTGGACTCGAAAGGTTGGAAGTAATGCATTTTGAATGCATGAATGGTTACAACTAACCATACCGAATTTTGCGTTGGAAAGCGTTGCCTCAATAAATGCTTAAGTGGGTACAGTCAGTTAGATTTGACTGCGTTGGAAACCTGTTTGTTTTATCCTTTTGGAGAAGTTATTAAACGAACTTTGAATATTGGCCAAAATCAGGAAAAACAAACGTTCGTGGGTCCCAAGAATAAAATAACTTGGGCAAAAAAGAGTGTGCAGcattaaaaccaaaaaaagaaggtATACGTTAAATGTGTACGCCTAAATTGTTCGAATGAAAAGAGTTAAATACTGAAATGTAATTCGTTCGAGtgaaataaaagaaacaataaaagacCAAAGATTGTGCTAAGTTACAAATTTCTTAAGAGCGTTGCATTGACGAAGAGGGTGGTTGCTTGTTATCTGCCTTGAATTGGTAATATTGGTTTAGAATGGAAACCAACTTACGTTGCAATACTTCTTTGTCATTGGCAAGACGCTCCACTTCCTTTTGAATGGCTAGGCCGTCGCTGTAGTGCTGAATACCTTCATGGGCTAGTTCATCAATTTTGGCCCTAGGGACTTCGACAGCTAATGCAGTGAAGTGTTCCTTTTTGGCCTCCTCTTGTTGAATCTTTTCTTCTAACTCCTTGATCTCAGACTGGCACTTGCTAATGTTGTCCTCGCAAACTATGATTTGGTTGAGAGCATCGGAGGAAGCAGCTTTAACCTTTGTGACTTCTGCATTGTAATGGGCTGCTTGATCGAAATGGTGTTGTTGCGCAGAAAGGTGAGAATTCAGAAGCTCCTCAGTTTTGGTCAGGAGTTGAGATTGGTTGGCATATTGCCCCAAGTAGGTCTCTGCTTGAGTAACCAAGAGGAAAGTTCTTTCGTTGGTGCTAGGATTTTGAAGCTTATTGAACAAGGCTTTGATGTTGAAGTAGATGGAAGAATTGCGCTCGAGCAATCCCAACATGTCTCCATCAATGATTTCCCTTTTGAACCTCAGCTCATGATCAAATTGTTCCTCCTCAAGTAAACTTTCCTTATCTTCAGCAGTAGAGATGAAGGTACCATGATTCGAGAGGAGCTTGCTGAGTGCATCTTCTGGAGCTAAATCCCTTAACTCTCTAGCGAGCTCTGCTGGCAGGACGATAGAAGGAGGGGGTTTAGAAACTGAAGTACCTTCACCATCAAAAGAATCTCCAGTTtgagcatcatcatcatcagagtCGAAGATCTCGTTGGTGTCTATAGAACCAAACTCATGGCCTATTCCACTTGGTTGTGGCTGATTAGTATTGGAATGTTCACCTTCGAAAGGTTGGTTCTGCTCATTAGCAACCCCCATATCCTGGTTGGCTTTAGCATTGGCAGCATTCATTACTGGTTCATTTGGATCTTGCATTTGTGCTTGAGTCAGTGGAGGGCTTTCATGTGGTGGCCCTTGACCAAGAATGGCATTTTCATTGTTGGGCTCTGGCATAGTATCCTCTGCGCCATGATGGGGCGAACTAGTAGGCCTGGGTGATGACGGTTTGCTGGAGCCAAGAGTTTCGACAGGCTTAGGAGAAGGAGTCTTTTCCAAGGAGGCATCTTGCTGCTCAACATTTAGTTCCTGAACCACGTCCTTAACCACTTTGGTGGGAGAGGGATCCTCTTGAAGCACTGTGTTTGGAGAATTTTGTGGCTAAAAGAGAACAAAAAATCCAAAGTTAAGCAGGAAGTTAGAAGTAAGAAAAAACATTAAGATACAGAAAAGAATAATTACTTGCACTTGGCTATCGAAGCCAGTTTCAGGCGCCTTAGGCATTTCTGCCTCGACGGTGTGTGTTGCAGCAGGAGTAGTTGAAGAGGAAGGTTTCTtgtgcttctttttcttctttttcttttctgattgaTCTTTTGGAGGATCTTCAGAAGGTTTTGAAGTCTCTTCATGTGCTTCACTCTCTTTGTGGATGTTTTCAGGAGAGGCCTGATGTTTGGACTTTttgtctttcttcttcttcttgtccTTAGATGGTTGATCAGTGGGAGGAGGGTCTTGCATGGTGGTGGATGTTGGTTGTTCTTTAATGACTGAAAGAATGGTGTCCTGCAAACCACATGCCAATAAGTTTTAGTTCATGTTAGAGAATAGCTAGAAGGCAAGCTCGTGGCCAAAGTGGTTACCTTATTTGGAGTGCTCGAAAGGGTAACTGGGGTAGGCTTCTGTTTCTTCGGGGAGGAGATAACTTCAGCTGTAGATGACCTCTTGCGCGTGGTAACCTGAGAAAGGGCATAGAAAAGGTCAGTTAAAATTACATGAGTGAATTTGGACTATATTCGAAGGTATGAAACCCTTACCCCTAGTTCAACCTTTGTTGGTGGAAGAGGAGACTTATTAAAATTGTTGGAACCAGCTTTTGATTTACTTCCTACACAAAGAAGGGTACATGAAGTGAGAATGTGTACAAACTAGGGTTTAAACAAGTATGATTCGAAATAAAGGTTACCTCTGTTGTTTAGCTTGGActtaatcttgttcaaaatGGAAGAGTCAAATCCATTAGAGATAGCAGTGAGCAAGACAGTCTTGTCGACTAGCCGACCTTCATAATGGAGAGCCCACCATTTAGAGAACTCCTTAGTGCAAGCATGAGAAGGTGCAAATTCGAAGGGGGTGAGCTCATAGGTATGCTTGTCGAAATGCTCCAAGAACAAGCGATATTGTGGCTCTGTCATGCCATATTTGCCTAAGCAAATTTCCCTCTCCTCTAAGTATATGCTCTTTGGGAGTATCTGGGTTAAGCCAAACTGGCGAGACACCAAGTTTGGAAAATAGCCAGCTAGTCCAAACTCCCCAGCAGCTGGTCTAACTCGACAGGAGAGGACTGTAGGAGTTAAGTAGGCTCTCCAGATGTTGGTAACAAATTCTTCATGTTCTAGCAGAGGAGGGAATGGATGAACGAACCAGTAAGGACCAAGTGGTCTATCTAGGAAAGGGGCGAAGCTAGGCTTGAACTCCTTTAAGTTCAAAAAGGTATTGAAGTACTGTTGGAAAACTGCATCATAGGTAAGACCTCTTGTCCTAGGGACCAGTCTTGCTAGCCTTGTGCCTTTGACTTGGCGTGCACTTGATTCAACATAAAATTGCTCTGGCAAGAAGAGGTCTAACTCTGAAGGAAATGTGGCATTCAACCACAGTTGCAGTAACCAGAAGGGGCCAGCACCCAAGAAGGTAGATCCATCACCTGTTTTCTTAATATGCTCACAAGCATCTCTCATGGATTCATAAAGACATCCAAGGAGGAGTTGAGCAAAGCCAAACTGTTGGCACTCATGAAGTTGAATGGCCATAAGGATATATTTCTTGGCCACTTGGAGAGATTGGGTGCAGAATACATGTTGGGATAACCAAAGTGTTAAAAAGGCAACATGCTCTTCAGCGCTCACTTCATCATCATCCTTTTGGTTTTCTAGGATGTATTTGGAGTATGATTTGTtgtgtgtaacacccaaaccccttaacgcgaatttattaaatataaataaataaaacacttaagtaaatctaggcgtcacatgttaataatacaaaccacggcataattaaaatcatgctagcacaacggaattaaaagcgaataattatcatagtgcatatcatacaatagtcataattgttcacacaatatccctaggctctaggccatatcaacaatggatattatgtttacaacccaaaagataggattagcaaagttaaatatgtcatcacgggcttaatacaattcaaacgaataacccgatccggtaaatacctaatcagagcaattctatacaacccattcaaaaacatatataaaatatatctaaggagtagtctacgctaaactcctcaccaaaaagcgcactaccacgagcacgagcaagccctctaactctgatcgggatcctcaacctgagaatctgaacccccaacggtccagcacataacacaaagcatgagagttagatcacataatcaaaatacaagtgcaagtaaattgatacttaaacacttcttcaataaCATAAGCAT
Coding sequences within it:
- the LOC123895859 gene encoding uncharacterized protein LOC123895859: MDYAKGCQECQKHAGIQHVPASELHLIVKPWPFRGWALDLIGEIRPASSKNQRYILVGIDYFTKWIEVVALTNVDQEAVINFIQNHIIYRFGLPKTITTDQGTLFVGRKMQDFDEQAGSRLITSTPYYAQANGQVEAANKVIIGSTPFRLTYGHDVVLPVEVMMQSIRVQRQLELPTDHYWNLLLDELIDVDEERLQAFDVLVRQKERIVKAYNKKVKPKTFNLGDLVWKVLLPMDRRDRVFGKWSPNWEGPFKISQILSN